In Andreesenia angusta, the following are encoded in one genomic region:
- the tuf gene encoding elongation factor Tu, protein MGKAKFERNKPHVNIGTIGHVDHGKTTLTAAITMVLNKKYGTGEGVSYDNIDKAPEERERGITINTSHVEYETENRHYAHVDCPGHADYVKNMITGAAQMDGAILVCSAADGPMPQTREHILLSRQVGVPKLVVFLNKADMVDDEELIELVEMEVRELLNEYEFDGDNTPIIVGSALKAIEDPEGPWGEKILELMAAVDETIPTPERATDLDFLMPVEDVFSITGRGTVATGRVERGVLHVQDNIEIVGLADESRTVVCTGIEMFRKLLDEAQAGDNIGALLRGVQRDEIERGQVLAKPGSITPHTKFLGEVYVLTKEEGGRHTPFFDGYRPQFYFRTTDVTGSIKLEEGVEMVMPGDNATFEIELITPIAMEKGLKFAIREGGRTVGAGVVTDVIA, encoded by the coding sequence ATGGGAAAAGCAAAATTTGAAAGAAATAAGCCACACGTAAACATAGGAACAATAGGACACGTAGACCACGGTAAGACAACACTTACAGCGGCAATCACAATGGTTCTTAACAAGAAGTACGGAACAGGAGAAGGAGTTTCATACGACAATATAGACAAGGCACCAGAGGAAAGAGAAAGAGGAATCACAATAAACACATCTCACGTAGAGTACGAGACAGAGAACAGACACTACGCGCACGTGGACTGCCCAGGGCATGCTGACTACGTAAAGAACATGATCACAGGAGCAGCACAGATGGACGGAGCGATCCTAGTATGTTCGGCAGCGGACGGACCGATGCCACAGACAAGAGAGCATATCCTTCTATCAAGACAGGTAGGAGTACCTAAGCTAGTAGTATTCCTAAACAAAGCAGACATGGTAGACGACGAAGAGCTAATCGAGCTAGTAGAGATGGAAGTAAGAGAGCTACTAAACGAGTACGAGTTTGACGGAGACAACACACCAATAATAGTAGGATCAGCGCTTAAGGCGATAGAAGATCCAGAAGGCCCATGGGGAGAGAAGATACTTGAACTAATGGCAGCAGTAGACGAGACAATCCCAACACCAGAGAGAGCTACAGACCTAGACTTCCTAATGCCAGTAGAGGACGTATTCTCTATCACAGGAAGAGGAACAGTTGCGACAGGAAGAGTTGAAAGAGGAGTACTACACGTACAAGACAACATAGAGATAGTAGGACTAGCAGACGAGTCAAGAACAGTAGTATGTACAGGAATAGAGATGTTCAGAAAGCTACTAGACGAGGCACAAGCTGGAGACAACATAGGAGCCCTACTAAGAGGAGTACAGAGAGACGAGATAGAGAGAGGACAAGTACTAGCTAAGCCAGGAAGCATAACACCACATACAAAGTTCCTAGGTGAAGTATACGTACTTACAAAAGAAGAGGGAGGAAGACACACACCATTCTTCGACGGATACAGACCACAGTTCTACTTCAGAACAACAGACGTAACAGGATCGATCAAGCTTGAGGAAGGCGTAGAGATGGTAATGCCAGGAGACAACGCAACATTTGAGATCGAGCTAATCACACCGATAGCGATGGAAAAAGGACTTAAGTTCGCGATCAGAGAAGGTGGAAGAACAGTTGGAGCAGGAGTTGTTACTGACGTAATAGCTTAA
- the rpsJ gene encoding 30S ribosomal protein S10 — MANKQKIRIRLKAYDHELLDSSAQKIVETAKRTGADVSGPIPLPTEKQIITIIRAVHKYKDSREQFEQRTHKRLIDILNPTSKTVDSLMKLNLPAGVDIEIKL, encoded by the coding sequence ATGGCAAACAAACAAAAAATCAGAATAAGATTAAAAGCTTATGATCATGAGCTACTAGATTCTTCAGCTCAAAAGATAGTGGAAACTGCAAAGAGAACTGGAGCAGACGTATCGGGACCGATACCGCTACCAACTGAGAAGCAAATAATAACTATAATAAGAGCAGTACACAAGTACAAAGACTCTAGAGAGCAGTTCGAGCAAAGAACTCACAAGAGACTAATCGACATTCTAAATCCTACATCTAAGACAGTTGACTCGTTGATGAAACTCAACCTACCAGCTGGAGTAGATATAGAGATTAAATTATAG
- the rplC gene encoding 50S ribosomal protein L3, whose amino-acid sequence MKSILGKKIGMTQIFLENGDVIPVTVLEAGPVNVIQKKTEEVDGYSAIQVGYGEKAEKKVNKPLKGHFAKAGTDAKRYIREVRVADVEAYEVGQELKADIFTEGDKVDISGTSKGKGFQGSIKRHNQSRGPMAHGSKYHRGVGALSAATYPGRVMKGRNLPGHMGNENVTVQNLEVVRVDAEKNYILVKGAVPGPKGGLLTIKETVKSK is encoded by the coding sequence ATGAAAAGCATATTAGGAAAAAAGATAGGTATGACTCAGATATTCCTTGAGAATGGGGATGTTATACCGGTAACAGTATTAGAAGCAGGACCAGTTAATGTGATTCAGAAAAAAACAGAGGAAGTTGACGGGTACAGCGCAATACAAGTAGGATATGGTGAAAAAGCAGAAAAGAAAGTAAACAAACCATTAAAAGGACACTTTGCGAAGGCAGGAACAGACGCTAAGAGATATATAAGAGAAGTAAGAGTGGCTGACGTGGAAGCTTACGAAGTAGGACAAGAGCTTAAGGCTGACATATTTACTGAAGGAGACAAGGTAGATATATCAGGTACTTCAAAAGGTAAGGGATTCCAAGGATCTATAAAGAGACATAACCAAAGTAGAGGACCTATGGCTCACGGTTCTAAATACCACAGAGGAGTAGGAGCACTTAGTGCTGCAACTTATCCAGGAAGAGTTATGAAGGGAAGAAACCTTCCAGGACACATGGGTAACGAGAATGTAACTGTTCAAAATCTTGAAGTAGTTAGAGTAGATGCTGAGAAAAACTATATACTAGTTAAAGGTGCAGTACCAGGACCAAAAGGCGGACTATTAACTATAAAAGAAACAGTTAAGAGCAAATAG
- the rplD gene encoding 50S ribosomal protein L4 — protein MPKVAIYNVSGQEVGDIELSEAVFGVEVNQHVLYEVVKNQLANKRQGTQSAKTRAEVRGGGKKPWRQKGTGRARAGSIRAPHWKGGGVIFAPKPRDYSYSVPKKVKRLAMKSALSSKVQNSEIIVLDELNLAAPKTKDMVALLSNVKAAKKALVVTAENNENVIKSSGNIAGVQTATVNTLNVYDILKYDSFIITKEAVKKVEEVYA, from the coding sequence ATGCCTAAAGTAGCAATATACAACGTATCAGGCCAAGAAGTTGGAGATATAGAGTTAAGCGAAGCAGTGTTTGGAGTAGAAGTTAACCAACACGTACTATATGAAGTAGTTAAGAATCAACTAGCAAACAAGAGACAAGGAACTCAATCAGCTAAGACTAGAGCAGAGGTCAGAGGTGGAGGAAAGAAGCCTTGGAGACAAAAAGGAACAGGTAGAGCTCGTGCGGGAAGCATAAGAGCACCACATTGGAAGGGTGGTGGAGTTATATTCGCTCCAAAACCAAGAGATTACAGCTACAGCGTTCCAAAGAAAGTTAAGAGACTAGCTATGAAGTCAGCACTTAGCTCAAAGGTTCAAAACAGCGAGATAATAGTTCTAGACGAACTAAACCTAGCGGCACCTAAGACTAAGGACATGGTAGCACTACTTAGCAACGTAAAGGCAGCTAAAAAAGCACTTGTTGTTACAGCAGAGAACAACGAAAATGTTATAAAGTCTTCAGGCAACATAGCTGGAGTTCAAACAGCTACTGTAAATACACTGAACGTTTATGACATACTTAAGTATGACTCGTTTATAATAACTAAAGAAGCAGTTAAAAAAGTGGAGGAGGTGTATGCATAA
- the rplW gene encoding 50S ribosomal protein L23, which produces MRSPHDIIRKPLVTEKSMSDMSEGKYTFVVDKSANKTEIKNALEKIFGVKVEKVNTMNMKGKLKRMGANVGRRASWKKAIVTLAADSKGIEFFEGM; this is translated from the coding sequence ATGCGTAGTCCACATGATATAATCAGAAAGCCATTAGTAACGGAAAAGAGCATGAGTGATATGAGCGAAGGTAAATACACTTTTGTAGTAGATAAAAGCGCGAACAAGACAGAGATAAAGAATGCATTAGAGAAGATATTCGGTGTTAAAGTAGAAAAAGTAAACACTATGAATATGAAGGGCAAGCTTAAGAGAATGGGCGCTAATGTAGGAAGAAGAGCTAGCTGGAAGAAAGCAATAGTTACGCTTGCAGCAGACAGCAAAGGAATAGAATTCTTCGAAGGAATGTAA
- the rplB gene encoding 50S ribosomal protein L2, translating to MGIKKFRPTSPGVRQMTVSTFEEITKTEPEKSLTVSLSKNSGRNAHGRITVRHRGGGAKRKYRIIDFKRTKDGIPGKVASIEYDPNRTANIALINYADGEKRYIIAPQGLKVGDVIESGVNADIKVGNALPLKNIPVGSTVHNIELKAGKGGQLARSAGNSAQLMAKEGNYAQLRLPSGEFRLIRIECRATLGQVGNSDHELIKIGKAGRSRHLGFRPTVRGSVMNPCDHPHGGGEGRTGIGRPSPVTPWGKPALGFKTRKKNKKSDKYIVRGRKK from the coding sequence ATGGGTATTAAAAAGTTTAGACCAACTTCTCCTGGAGTTAGACAGATGACTGTCTCTACATTTGAAGAGATAACTAAGACAGAACCAGAAAAATCGCTAACAGTTAGCCTTTCAAAGAACTCAGGAAGAAATGCTCATGGTAGAATAACAGTACGCCACAGAGGTGGTGGAGCGAAGAGAAAGTATAGAATAATAGATTTCAAGAGAACTAAAGACGGTATACCTGGAAAAGTTGCTAGTATAGAGTACGATCCAAACAGAACAGCTAATATAGCTCTTATAAACTACGCAGACGGAGAAAAGAGATATATAATAGCTCCTCAAGGACTTAAAGTAGGAGACGTTATAGAGTCTGGAGTAAACGCTGATATAAAAGTAGGAAATGCACTTCCACTTAAGAACATACCAGTTGGTTCAACTGTACACAATATAGAGCTTAAGGCTGGAAAAGGTGGACAGCTTGCAAGATCTGCAGGTAACTCTGCACAGCTAATGGCGAAAGAAGGAAACTATGCACAGCTTAGACTTCCATCAGGAGAGTTCAGACTTATAAGAATAGAGTGTAGAGCTACACTTGGACAAGTAGGAAACTCAGATCACGAGCTTATAAAGATAGGTAAAGCGGGAAGAAGCAGACACCTAGGTTTCAGACCTACAGTTAGAGGTAGTGTTATGAACCCTTGCGACCATCCACACGGAGGAGGAGAGGGAAGAACTGGAATCGGTAGACCAAGTCCAGTTACACCTTGGGGTAAACCAGCTCTTGGATTCAAGACTCGTAAGAAAAACAAGAAATCAGATAAATATATCGTTAGAGGTAGAAAGAAATAG
- the rpsS gene encoding 30S ribosomal protein S19, giving the protein MGRSLKKGPFCDDHLMKKVEELNEKNDKKVIKTWSRRSTIFPQMIGHTIAVHDGRKHVPVYVTEDMVGHKLGEFAPTRTFKGHAGQTERTTSLR; this is encoded by the coding sequence ATGGGTAGATCTTTAAAAAAAGGACCATTTTGTGACGACCACTTAATGAAAAAGGTGGAAGAGTTAAATGAGAAAAATGACAAGAAAGTTATAAAGACTTGGTCTCGTCGTTCAACTATATTCCCACAGATGATAGGACACACTATAGCAGTTCATGATGGGAGAAAGCACGTGCCAGTATACGTAACAGAGGACATGGTAGGACACAAGTTAGGAGAATTTGCTCCTACAAGAACCTTCAAAGGACATGCAGGACAAACGGAGAGAACAACATCACTAAGATAG
- the rplV gene encoding 50S ribosomal protein L22, whose protein sequence is MEAKAIAKYVRIAPRKINLVAAEIRGKQVDEALAILKFTPKRGAEVLEKVLKSAVANAENNNDMDRENLYVSEAFGNQGPTLKRWRPRSQGRAYPILKRTSHVGVVVTEK, encoded by the coding sequence GTGGAAGCTAAAGCTATTGCTAAGTATGTGCGTATAGCACCAAGAAAGATAAATTTAGTAGCTGCTGAGATCAGAGGAAAGCAAGTAGACGAAGCGCTAGCTATACTTAAGTTTACTCCAAAGAGAGGCGCTGAAGTATTAGAGAAAGTTCTTAAGTCGGCAGTTGCAAACGCAGAGAACAACAATGACATGGACAGAGAGAACCTATACGTTTCTGAAGCATTCGGAAACCAAGGACCAACACTTAAAAGATGGAGACCTAGATCACAAGGTAGAGCGTATCCTATATTAAAGAGAACGAGCCATGTAGGAGTAGTAGTTACAGAAAAGTAG
- the rpsC gene encoding 30S ribosomal protein S3, with the protein MGQKVNPHGLRVGVIKDWDSRWYADKKNFAEYLVEDNKIRKHLKKKLFIAGISRIEIERAANRVKVTINTSKPGMVIGKGGAGVEQTRKDLEKMIGKNVTVNVEEIKKPEADAQLVAESIASQLERRVSFRRAMKQSIQRSMRMGIKGIKTAVSGRLGGADMARTEGYSEGTIPLQTIRADIDYGFAEADTTYGKIGVKVWIYKGEVLPTAKVVKEEKEEIK; encoded by the coding sequence GTGGGTCAAAAAGTTAATCCACACGGACTTAGAGTTGGAGTTATAAAAGACTGGGACTCAAGATGGTATGCAGATAAGAAAAATTTTGCAGAGTACTTGGTAGAAGACAACAAGATCCGTAAACACTTAAAAAAGAAATTATTCATAGCTGGAATATCTAGAATCGAGATAGAGAGAGCTGCTAACAGAGTCAAAGTTACGATAAACACTTCTAAGCCAGGAATGGTAATAGGAAAAGGTGGAGCAGGCGTAGAGCAGACTAGAAAAGATCTAGAGAAAATGATCGGAAAGAACGTAACTGTAAACGTAGAAGAAATCAAGAAGCCAGAAGCGGACGCTCAACTTGTAGCTGAAAGCATAGCTTCACAGCTTGAGAGAAGGGTTTCTTTCAGAAGAGCTATGAAGCAGTCTATACAGAGAAGTATGAGAATGGGAATCAAGGGTATAAAGACAGCTGTGTCTGGAAGACTTGGTGGAGCTGATATGGCTAGAACTGAAGGATATAGCGAAGGAACTATACCTCTACAGACTATAAGAGCTGATATAGATTACGGATTCGCAGAAGCAGATACAACTTATGGAAAAATCGGTGTAAAAGTATGGATTTACAAAGGTGAAGTTCTTCCTACTGCAAAAGTAGTAAAAGAAGAAAAAGAGGAAATCAAATAA
- the rplP gene encoding 50S ribosomal protein L16, with translation MLMPKRVKRRRVHRGRMTGKATRGNKVTYGDFALQALEPAWITSNQIESARRAMTRYIKRGGKIWIKVFPDKPVTQKPAETRMGSGKGSPEYWVAVVKPGRVMFEMSGVAEEVAREAMRLAAHKLPIKCKFITREEQEKGGEANES, from the coding sequence ATGTTGATGCCTAAAAGAGTTAAACGTCGTAGAGTTCACAGAGGAAGAATGACTGGAAAGGCTACTCGTGGAAATAAAGTAACTTACGGTGATTTCGCGCTACAAGCACTTGAGCCAGCGTGGATTACTTCAAACCAGATAGAGTCAGCCAGAAGAGCGATGACTAGATATATAAAAAGAGGGGGAAAAATCTGGATCAAGGTATTCCCTGATAAGCCAGTAACACAAAAGCCAGCTGAGACACGTATGGGATCTGGAAAAGGATCACCAGAGTACTGGGTAGCTGTTGTTAAGCCTGGAAGAGTAATGTTTGAGATGAGCGGTGTAGCAGAGGAAGTTGCTAGAGAGGCGATGAGACTTGCGGCTCATAAACTTCCTATAAAATGCAAGTTTATAACACGTGAAGAACAAGAAAAGGGTGGTGAAGCTAATGAAAGCTAA
- the rpmC gene encoding 50S ribosomal protein L29 → MKANDVRQMNSKELGEKLTELKAELFNLRFQLATGQLDNPMRIRTVRKDIARVNTIMREIELKEINA, encoded by the coding sequence ATGAAAGCTAATGATGTACGCCAAATGAATTCGAAAGAATTAGGCGAGAAATTAACAGAATTAAAAGCAGAATTATTTAACTTAAGATTTCAATTAGCTACAGGTCAACTGGATAACCCTATGAGAATTAGGACAGTAAGAAAAGATATAGCTCGTGTAAACACAATAATGAGAGAAATAGAGCTTAAGGAAATAAACGCTTAA
- the rpsQ gene encoding 30S ribosomal protein S17: MERGNRKLRQGRVVSDKMDKTIVVAVETFVSHPLYGKSVKKTTKFKAHDENNECQTGDIVKIMETRPLSKDKRWRLVGIVEKAK, from the coding sequence ATGGAAAGAGGTAACAGAAAATTAAGACAGGGTCGTGTAGTGAGCGACAAGATGGACAAGACAATCGTTGTTGCCGTTGAGACGTTCGTATCACATCCTCTTTATGGAAAATCAGTTAAGAAGACTACGAAGTTCAAAGCACATGACGAAAACAACGAGTGCCAAACAGGCGATATCGTAAAAATAATGGAAACAAGACCGCTAAGCAAAGATAAGAGATGGAGATTAGTTGGCATAGTAGAGAAAGCTAAATAA
- the rplN gene encoding 50S ribosomal protein L14 — MVQNETRLKVGDNSGAKELLVIRVLGGSKRKYANVGDVVVAAVKSATPGGVVKKGDVVKAVVVRTKKGLRRNDGSYIKFDENAAVIIKEDRSPVGTRIFGPITRELRDGNFMKIISLAPEVL; from the coding sequence ATGGTTCAAAACGAAACACGTTTAAAAGTTGGAGACAACTCGGGAGCTAAGGAGCTTCTTGTTATAAGAGTACTAGGTGGATCAAAGAGAAAGTACGCCAATGTAGGAGATGTAGTAGTAGCTGCAGTTAAAAGTGCAACACCAGGAGGAGTTGTTAAGAAAGGTGATGTAGTAAAAGCTGTTGTTGTTAGAACGAAAAAGGGACTTAGAAGAAATGACGGAAGCTATATAAAATTTGATGAAAATGCCGCTGTTATAATCAAAGAAGACAGATCTCCAGTAGGAACTCGTATATTCGGGCCTATAACTAGAGAGCTAAGAGACGGTAACTTCATGAAAATTATATCACTAGCACCTGAAGTATTATAA
- the rplX gene encoding 50S ribosomal protein L24 translates to MKIKKGDKVVVIAGKDKGKIGEVVAAMPKAGRVIVEGVNMVIKHQKPTPNMQQGGRIEKEASIDASNVMIYSEKDKQGVRVGYKMENGKKVRVSKKSGEILG, encoded by the coding sequence ATGAAAATAAAAAAAGGTGACAAGGTCGTTGTAATTGCAGGAAAAGATAAAGGTAAGATCGGAGAAGTAGTAGCCGCTATGCCTAAGGCTGGAAGAGTTATTGTAGAGGGTGTAAACATGGTGATTAAGCACCAGAAGCCAACTCCTAACATGCAGCAAGGTGGAAGAATTGAAAAAGAAGCCAGCATAGACGCATCGAACGTGATGATATACTCTGAGAAAGACAAGCAGGGAGTAAGAGTCGGATACAAGATGGAAAACGGAAAGAAAGTTAGAGTTAGCAAGAAAAGCGGAGAAATCCTGGGCTAA
- the rplE gene encoding 50S ribosomal protein L5, with product MTARLKEKYMKEVVPALMEKFQYSNIMEVPKVEKIVLNMGLGEARENPKILESALLEMGMIAGQKPVTTRAKNSIANFKLREGMPIGAKVTLRGEKMYEFFDKLMNIALPRVRDFRGVSNTAFDGRGNYALGIKEQLIFPEIDYDKVDTIKGLDIIVVTTAKTDEEAREFLGLMGMPFKK from the coding sequence ATGACTGCACGTTTAAAAGAGAAATATATGAAGGAAGTAGTTCCAGCACTTATGGAAAAATTTCAATATAGCAATATAATGGAAGTACCTAAAGTAGAGAAAATAGTTTTAAACATGGGACTTGGAGAAGCTAGAGAAAACCCAAAGATACTAGAATCAGCACTACTAGAGATGGGAATGATAGCTGGACAAAAGCCAGTTACTACAAGAGCGAAGAACTCTATAGCTAACTTCAAGCTTCGTGAAGGAATGCCTATAGGTGCGAAAGTTACTCTAAGAGGAGAGAAGATGTACGAGTTCTTTGACAAACTTATGAACATAGCTCTTCCAAGGGTAAGAGACTTCAGAGGAGTTTCTAACACTGCGTTTGACGGAAGAGGAAACTATGCACTAGGAATAAAAGAGCAATTGATTTTCCCTGAAATAGATTATGATAAAGTAGATACAATAAAAGGCTTAGATATCATAGTTGTAACTACAGCTAAAACAGATGAAGAAGCTAGAGAGTTTTTAGGTCTTATGGGAATGCCTTTTAAAAAGTAG
- a CDS encoding type Z 30S ribosomal protein S14: MARKAMVNKQQKKQKYSSREYSRCKICGRPHAYLRKFGVCRICFRELAYKGEIPGVRKASW, encoded by the coding sequence ATGGCTAGAAAAGCGATGGTCAATAAACAGCAGAAAAAGCAAAAGTATAGTAGTAGAGAATACAGCAGATGTAAAATCTGTGGAAGACCTCATGCATACTTAAGAAAATTCGGAGTTTGCCGTATATGCTTTAGAGAATTAGCATACAAAGGAGAAATTCCTGGAGTTAGAAAAGCAAGTTGGTAG
- the rpsH gene encoding 30S ribosomal protein S8 has protein sequence MVMTDPIADMLTRIRNSNNAKHETVDIPASNIKKSLANILLEEGFVKGYDVIEDGKQGIIRVQLKYGADKEKIITGLKRISKPGLRVYVKSDEIPRVLGGLGIAILSTSNGIVTDKVARKEKVGGEVICYVW, from the coding sequence ATGGTTATGACAGATCCAATTGCAGATATGCTTACAAGAATTAGAAACAGCAATAATGCTAAACATGAGACGGTGGATATTCCAGCTTCTAATATAAAAAAATCACTAGCAAACATTCTATTAGAAGAAGGGTTTGTAAAGGGATATGACGTTATAGAGGACGGAAAGCAAGGTATAATAAGAGTTCAGTTAAAGTACGGTGCTGACAAAGAGAAGATAATAACAGGACTAAAGAGAATATCTAAGCCAGGACTTAGAGTGTACGTTAAGAGTGACGAGATACCTAGAGTTCTAGGTGGTCTTGGAATAGCTATACTATCGACGTCAAACGGAATAGTGACAGATAAAGTAGCTAGAAAAGAAAAAGTTGGCGGAGAAGTAATCTGCTACGTATGGTAA
- the rplF gene encoding 50S ribosomal protein L6, with protein MSRIGLKPITIPSGVEVKVDSENKVVVKGPKGTLEQQIDKAMIINVEDNQVTVARPSDRKEHRSLHGLSRTLIDNMVVGVSEGYSKTLEIVGVGYRAQKQGKKLVLSLGFSHPVEMEDPAGIEVEVPNNNQIIVSGIDKQAVGNYAAVIRDWRRPEPYKGKGVKYAGERIRRKEGKTGK; from the coding sequence GTGTCAAGGATAGGATTAAAGCCTATAACTATCCCAAGTGGAGTAGAGGTTAAAGTTGATTCTGAAAACAAAGTTGTCGTTAAAGGACCTAAGGGAACTTTAGAGCAACAGATAGATAAAGCTATGATTATAAATGTAGAAGATAACCAAGTGACAGTGGCGCGTCCAAGTGACAGAAAAGAGCACAGATCACTACATGGACTGTCTAGAACTTTGATAGACAACATGGTAGTAGGAGTAAGTGAAGGATACTCTAAGACTCTAGAAATAGTAGGAGTAGGTTATCGTGCACAAAAGCAAGGAAAGAAACTAGTTCTAAGTCTAGGATTCTCTCATCCAGTAGAGATGGAAGATCCAGCTGGAATAGAAGTAGAAGTTCCTAACAACAACCAGATAATAGTAAGCGGAATAGACAAGCAAGCTGTTGGAAACTACGCTGCAGTCATAAGAGACTGGAGAAGACCTGAGCCTTATAAAGGTAAGGGAGTTAAGTACGCTGGTGAGCGTATAAGACGTAAAGAAGGAAAAACAGGTAAGTAA
- the rplR gene encoding 50S ribosomal protein L18: protein MLKKVSSNIKRQKRQQRIRQNIKGTPERPRLNVYRSLNHIYAQVIDDLAGKTLVSASSLELKDKLDSTGNKAAAREVGKLVAEKAKEQGIENVVFDRGGYLYHGRIKELADGARENGLKF from the coding sequence GTGCTTAAGAAAGTTAGTAGCAACATCAAGAGACAAAAGAGACAACAGAGAATAAGACAAAACATTAAAGGAACTCCTGAGAGACCAAGATTAAATGTTTACAGAAGTCTTAATCATATATATGCACAGGTTATAGATGACTTAGCCGGCAAAACTCTAGTTTCAGCTTCAAGCCTAGAGCTTAAAGACAAGCTAGATTCAACTGGAAACAAAGCGGCTGCAAGAGAAGTTGGAAAGCTAGTTGCAGAGAAAGCTAAAGAGCAAGGAATCGAGAACGTAGTATTTGACAGAGGTGGATACCTTTATCATGGAAGAATAAAAGAGCTTGCAGATGGAGCAAGAGAAAACGGACTGAAATTCTAA
- the rpsE gene encoding 30S ribosomal protein S5: protein MSRGRIDVNQLDLKETVVSINRVTKVVKGGRNFRFSALVVVGDENGHVGVGMAKAQEVPEAIRKAIQDAKKHIITVPTVGTTIPHETLGHFGAGSVLLKPAAEGTGVIAGGPVRAVIELAGIRDLRGKSLGTNNPRNMINATMDALSQLKRAEEVAKLRGKTVEELLG from the coding sequence ATGAGTCGTGGACGTATTGATGTAAATCAACTAGACTTAAAAGAAACAGTAGTTAGCATAAATCGTGTAACTAAAGTTGTTAAAGGTGGTAGAAACTTTAGATTCAGCGCACTTGTTGTTGTTGGAGACGAGAACGGTCATGTAGGAGTAGGAATGGCTAAGGCACAAGAAGTACCTGAAGCTATAAGAAAAGCTATACAAGACGCTAAGAAGCATATAATAACAGTTCCAACTGTTGGAACTACTATACCTCATGAGACACTAGGACATTTTGGAGCTGGAAGCGTTCTGCTTAAGCCTGCTGCAGAGGGTACTGGAGTTATAGCTGGAGGACCTGTCCGTGCGGTAATAGAGCTTGCTGGAATAAGGGACCTAAGAGGTAAGTCATTAGGAACAAACAATCCTAGAAACATGATAAACGCGACTATGGACGCTCTAAGTCAACTTAAGAGAGCTGAAGAAGTGGCTAAACTAAGAGGAAAAACCGTAGAAGAGTTACTAGGTTAG
- the rpmD gene encoding 50S ribosomal protein L30, with product MAMIKIKLVKSKIGRIENQKRTVEALGLRKIGQIVEKQDTPQIRGMIEKVKHMVEVVE from the coding sequence TTGGCTATGATTAAAATAAAACTCGTTAAGAGTAAAATAGGTAGAATAGAAAATCAGAAGAGAACTGTTGAAGCTCTTGGACTGAGAAAGATCGGTCAAATAGTTGAGAAGCAGGATACTCCTCAAATAAGAGGTATGATAGAAAAAGTTAAGCACATGGTAGAAGTTGTAGAGTAA
- the rplO gene encoding 50S ribosomal protein L15, producing MKLHELRPNAGGGSKKTKRLGRGTASGQGKTSGRGQKGQNSRSGGGVRPGFEGGQMPLYRRLPKRGFKNVFAKEYAIVNIDELNERFEDGMEVTPVTLIEAGVIKKVLDGVKVLGNGELNKKLTVKATKFSKTAVEKIEANGGKVEVI from the coding sequence ATGAAATTACATGAGTTAAGACCAAACGCTGGTGGCGGAAGTAAGAAAACTAAGAGATTAGGTAGAGGTACTGCATCAGGACAGGGTAAAACATCTGGTAGAGGACAGAAAGGTCAAAATTCTCGTTCAGGCGGTGGAGTAAGACCAGGATTCGAGGGAGGTCAGATGCCTCTTTACAGAAGACTACCTAAGAGAGGATTCAAAAACGTATTCGCTAAAGAGTATGCTATAGTTAATATAGATGAACTTAACGAAAGATTCGAAGACGGAATGGAAGTAACACCAGTTACTCTTATAGAGGCTGGAGTTATAAAGAAAGTTCTTGACGGAGTAAAGGTTCTTGGAAACGGAGAGCTAAACAAAAAACTAACTGTTAAAGCAACTAAATTCAGCAAGACAGCAGTGGAGAAGATAGAAGCAAACGGGGGAAAAGTAGAGGTGATTTAA